The Bacteroidia bacterium genomic interval CCTATATCCATGTTCCCCAAGGATCGGATAAAGACTGCACAGAAATCATTGAAAATCAAGTTGAACGATTTGCACCCGGATTTAAAGATATTATCCTTGCCCGGCACAAGACCTTCCCCTCCGATTTTCACCAATACAATCCCAATTATTTCGGAGGAGCAATTGCCGGAGGGGCTGCCGATATCAGTCAATTATTCAGCCGTCCCATAGCCAGACTCAATCCGTATACGACTCCCAATCCCAGTATTTATATTTGCAGTGCTTCTACCCCACCCGGAGGCGGAGTTCATGGCATGTGCGGATACTGGGCAGCAAGAGCAGCTTTACAAAAACAATTTAATATCAAGACCAAACACATATGGGACCACTCGCAGGAATAAAGATCATTGAAATAGCCGGTTTAGGGCCAGGCCCCTTTGCAGGCATGATGCTGGCCGATATGGGAGCTGATGTGATATTGGTTGAAAGAAGGCTGGATACGAGTAAGACTCGGATTCCAGATTGCAACCGACGAGGGAAAAAATCTATTGCCATCAATCTCAAAGATCCTGAAGGAGTGGAAACCCTATTGAAGTTGGTGGAAAAAGCAGATGCTCTGCTGGAAGGATTTCGTCCGGGAGTAATGGAAAGGCTGGGCATAGGGCCAGATGTCTGTATGCAAAGAAATCCCAAATTAGTGTATGGCAGGATGACAGGTTGGGGTCAATATGGGCCCTTGTCGCATGCTGCAGGACATGACATCAACTACATTTCCCTAACGGGTGCACTTGGAGCCATTGGAAATGCAGGAAGCAAACCAGTCCCTCCCCTGAATTTGGTGGGCGATTATGGAGGGGGAGCTATGTTTTTGGTTTGTGGAATGCTCGCGGCCCTCTTAGAGTCCCAAAAATCTGGAAAAGGCCAGGTAATCGATGTAGCCATGACAGATGGATCAGCTGTATTGATGTCCATTTTCAATTCCCTCCATAAAATGGGCCTTTGGAAAGCTGAAAGAGGCATCAATATGTTGGATTCAGGCGCTCATTATTATGATACCTATGAATGCAAAGACGGAAAGTTTGTTTCCATCGGTTCTATAGAACCGCAGTTCTATGCCTTACTTATGCAAAAGGCAGAACTTTCGCCCGAAGACTTCAAATCCCAAAATAACTCCTCGAAATGGCCGGAACAGAAAGAAAAATTGGTTGCGATATTTAAAGCAAAGACCCAGGCAGAATGGTGTGAGATCATGGAAGGGAGTGATGTATGCTTCGCGCCAGTGTTGGATTTTATTGAGGCACAAAGTCATCCGCATAATGTAGCCCGCGAAACCTATATCGAAGTAGATGGCTTCATGCAACCCGCGCCTGCTCCCAGATTTAGTAGAACTCCCTCTGAGGTAAAGCATGGTTCCAGGGCATCTGGAGAAGACACAGAAGAAGTCCTTAGTTCCTGGGGAATCAGTTAATGCGTACTCTTTTACCGTCCTTTTAGCAAACCATTAACTATTCAGCATCAATCCTTTAGCCCTCATGATCAAGGAATTCCAAAAGTCCTTTTCTCTGCCAAGACATTCAAACTCTCAGTCAAATCCTTCGTTTCTTAGGGTGAATCAAAAATGAAAACCCTATGAGTTCGAATGTAAAAAATCAACACACAGCAGCCTGGAGATTTCAAGTCTGGGCCTCCTTTCTAATTTCAGGAGGACTTACCCTCGGAGGTATTTTCTATTTGCCGGTAGACTTTTGGATTAAAGGTTATCTCGCTATGGGAATTCTCTTTCTGATCGGTTCCTGTTTTTCTCTTGCGAAAACATTGCGAGATGATCATGAAGCCACAGACTTTGTCAATCGGGTTCAGAAAGCAAAGACGGAAAAGATATTGAGTGAGTTTGAGCCGGGAGGATAAAAGATTGAAGTATTTAGCTGAATGGATGAGGCTTTCATGATAAAAATGAAAGCCTTTTTCCTTTGTCCAGTTTTTGTTGACTTTAAAAAGCCTGGTTTTTTTGAGGAATTTTTAAATTGGGTATATGCGAAAGCCCATCTCTACAATATCAAGCTGGATATTCCTTTTTCTGCTATTTTCCCTCCATATCCAATGCACGGAAAGAGCCGAGCCGGAGTATCTTTTTCGCGTCAGCCTCTGGGCGAATGAGCAGCATACCTGGGCAAAGGCTTTTCATCATTTTGCAGAAACCGTCCAGCAGGCTTCGGATGGTAGAATGAAAATAGAGATTTATTTATCCGAACAGCTAGCCAAAGAAAATGAATCCATTCGCCTCATACAGGCAGACATCATTGATATGACCGTCACGGGTTCTGTCCTTAGCAATTGGATTGAAATTGCCACCTTTTGTGAATTGCCCTTTCTCCTAAAGGATTCCACCGAGATGAAAGAGCTGATTGAAGGCCCTATCGGAAAGCGCATTGAACAAGAAATTCTGGAGAAAACCGGCCTCAGGCCCTTGACCTATTTTTCAAGAGGTCCCAGGCATTTGACCTCCAATCGTCCTATCAAACATCCGGATGACCTAAACGGTCTGATTCTTCGAGTTCCCAGTGTTCCTTCTTTTGTTACCGCCTGGAATGCGATCGGAGCGAAAGTCACTCCTATGGCTTTTTCGGAAGTCTTTACAGCCCTTCAACAAGGAACCATAGAAGCTCAGGAAAATCCCTTTGACCTCATTCAGAATGGGAGCCTATATGAAGTTCAAAAGTATATCAATTTGACGGGACATGTGATTAGCTGGAGCTATCCGGTAGTGGGCGAAAAGCAGTTCCAAAGACTACCGCCAGATTTGCAGCAAATCTTCCTGGAAGCTGCTCAGGAAATGCATGATTACGAACATGCCCTATTCCTCGAAAATGAGAAAACGATTCAGGACAAACTCAAGGAAAGAGGCATGGAATTTATTGAAGTTGACAAAGCAGCTTTTCAGGCAAAATGTGAGAAGGTGATTTATGAAAGCCTTTCGGATGAGATGAAAGAA includes:
- a CDS encoding CaiB/BaiF CoA-transferase family protein; amino-acid sequence: MGPLAGIKIIEIAGLGPGPFAGMMLADMGADVILVERRLDTSKTRIPDCNRRGKKSIAINLKDPEGVETLLKLVEKADALLEGFRPGVMERLGIGPDVCMQRNPKLVYGRMTGWGQYGPLSHAAGHDINYISLTGALGAIGNAGSKPVPPLNLVGDYGGGAMFLVCGMLAALLESQKSGKGQVIDVAMTDGSAVLMSIFNSLHKMGLWKAERGINMLDSGAHYYDTYECKDGKFVSIGSIEPQFYALLMQKAELSPEDFKSQNNSSKWPEQKEKLVAIFKAKTQAEWCEIMEGSDVCFAPVLDFIEAQSHPHNVARETYIEVDGFMQPAPAPRFSRTPSEVKHGSRASGEDTEEVLSSWGIS
- a CDS encoding YiaA/YiaB family inner membrane protein gives rise to the protein MSSNVKNQHTAAWRFQVWASFLISGGLTLGGIFYLPVDFWIKGYLAMGILFLIGSCFSLAKTLRDDHEATDFVNRVQKAKTEKILSEFEPGG
- a CDS encoding TRAP transporter substrate-binding protein, which codes for MRKPISTISSWIFLFLLFSLHIQCTERAEPEYLFRVSLWANEQHTWAKAFHHFAETVQQASDGRMKIEIYLSEQLAKENESIRLIQADIIDMTVTGSVLSNWIEIATFCELPFLLKDSTEMKELIEGPIGKRIEQEILEKTGLRPLTYFSRGPRHLTSNRPIKHPDDLNGLILRVPSVPSFVTAWNAIGAKVTPMAFSEVFTALQQGTIEAQENPFDLIQNGSLYEVQKYINLTGHVISWSYPVVGEKQFQRLPPDLQQIFLEAAQEMHDYEHALFLENEKTIQDKLKERGMEFIEVDKAAFQAKCEKVIYESLSDEMKEVYQSLLDGREKAK